The stretch of DNA TTGGGCAAGGTGGCCTTAGGCCTGGCGGACACCCTCCTCACCCGGGCGGCCTACGTGCACCTGAAGGAACGGCGCCCCCTGATCCTGGTGCCCCGGGAAACCCCCCTGCCCCTGCCCACCTTGAGGGCCATGGTGGCGGTGGCCGAGGCGGGGGCGGTGGTTCTGCCCGCAAGCCCTGGCTTCTACCACCGGCCCAGGGAGATCCGGGACCTTTTGGGCTTCATCACCCAGCGCATCCTGGACCACCTGGGCCTCGAGGCCAAGCGGGCCCCCCGCTGGGGGGAGGGGTAATACCAATCCCCTGCGGGGGCCCTGGTGAGCGGGGGGCCGAATCCCTTAGGGGAAAAGGGGCGCAAACGGTTCGGCGGGGAACGGTGCCGTACCGCCTAGGCCCCCTGTGTGCGGGAAGGGCCGGTGGAAGGAGTATGACGCTTTTTTGCCCCCGTGCGGTGATACGATGGGAGCGATGACCCTGACCCAGGAGCAGAGGCTGATCTTGGACACGGTGCGCAAGCTGGCCAAGGAGGTCCTCTACCCCCTGGCCCCGGAGTACGACCGGGAGGGCAGGTACCCCTGGCCCCAGCTCAGGGCCCTGGCGGAGCTGGGCTTTTTGGGCATGACCACCCCCGAGGAATGGGGAGGGGCGGGCCTGGACTCCGTCACCTGGGCTTTGGCCCTGGAGGAGATCGCCGCCGCCGACCCCAGCGTGGCGGTGATCGTTTCCGTGACCAGCGGGCTTCCCCAGTACATGCTCCTGCGCTTTGGCACGGAGGCGCAGCGGCGGAAGTACCTCCTTCCCCTGGCCCGAGGGGAGTGGATCGGGGCCTTCTGCCTCACCGAGCCCCAGGCGGGCTCGGACCCGGCCTCCTTGCGCGCGGAGGCCCGGCGGGTGCCCGGGGGTTTCCTGCTGAACGGCGTAAAAAGCTGGATCACCTCCGCGGGCCAGGCCCAGCTTTACGTGGTCATGGCTCGCACGGAAGCGGGCATCAGCGCCTTCCTGGTGGAAAAGGACACCCCGGGCCTTTCCTTCGGTCCCCCGGAGGAGAAGATGGGCCTCCACGCCGCCCACACCGCGGAGGTGCGCCTGGAGGAGGTCTTCGTCCCCGAGGAGAACCTCCTGGGGGCGGAGGGGCGGGGCCTGGCCTACGCCCTGGCGGGCCTGGACTCGGGGCGCGTTGGGGTGGCGGCCCAGGCGGTGGGCATCGCCCGGGGGGCCTTTGAGATCGCCAGGGCCTACGCGGACGAGAGGGAGCAGTTCGGGAAGAAGCTCCGCGAGCACCAGGCCATCGCCTTCAAGATCGCGGACATGCACGTGGGGATCGCCGCCGCCCGGGCCCTGGTCCTCGAGGCCGCCAGGAAAAAGGATTCCGGGGAGCGGTTCACCCTCGAGGCCAGCGCCGCCAAGCTCTTCGCGAGCGGGGTGGCGGTGGAGGTGACCCGGGAGGCGGTGCAGGTGCTGGGGGGGTATGGCTACCACCGGGACTACCGGGTGGAGCGCTACTACCGTGACGCCAAGGTGACGGAGATCTACGAGGGCACCTCGGAGATCCAGCGCCACATCATCGCCCGGGAGCTTTACCGGTAGCTTTGGGGCCTTTCCTTTCTCATTGCCCCGGCTTAGGGTGGATGAGGTATGCTCCGCCACCTCCTCGCCCTCTCCCGTCCCCTCTACTGGCTCTACGAAAAGCGCCTCCTAAAGGAGGTGAAGGGCGGTCCCATGCCCAAGCATCTGGGCCTCATCCTGGACGGGAACCGCCGCTACGCCAGGGCCTTGGGCCTTTCGCCTGCCAAGGGGCACGAGTTCGGGGTGCACAAGGCCTACGAGGTGCTGGAGTGGTGCCTGGAGCTGGGCATCCGCACGGTCACGGTCTGGGTTTTCTCCACCGACAACTTCAAGCGCCCCCCCGAGGAGGTGGAGACCCTCATGGGCCTCTTCGTGCGGGAGGCAGAAAGGATGGCGGAGGACCACCGCATCCTGGAGCACCAGGTGCGGGTGCGCTTCATCGGAAGGCGGGAGGGGTTTTCCGAGGAGGTGCTTAAGGCCCTCGCCCGCTTAGAGGAAAGGACCCGTCCGCACCGGGGGATGATCCTCAACGTGGCCATGGGCTACGGGGGGCGAGAGGAGATCGTGGATGCGGTGAAGAGGCTTCTCTTGGAGGCGGAGGAAAGGGGCCTTTCCCCCAGGG from Thermus thermamylovorans encodes:
- a CDS encoding isoprenyl transferase; its protein translation is MLRHLLALSRPLYWLYEKRLLKEVKGGPMPKHLGLILDGNRRYARALGLSPAKGHEFGVHKAYEVLEWCLELGIRTVTVWVFSTDNFKRPPEEVETLMGLFVREAERMAEDHRILEHQVRVRFIGRREGFSEEVLKALARLEERTRPHRGMILNVAMGYGGREEIVDAVKRLLLEAEERGLSPRDLAEGLTPEDIARHLYTAGLPDPDFIIRTSGEIRLSGFLLWQSAYSEFYFADVLWPEFRKIDFLRALRSYQARERRFGR
- a CDS encoding acyl-CoA dehydrogenase family protein — protein: MTLTQEQRLILDTVRKLAKEVLYPLAPEYDREGRYPWPQLRALAELGFLGMTTPEEWGGAGLDSVTWALALEEIAAADPSVAVIVSVTSGLPQYMLLRFGTEAQRRKYLLPLARGEWIGAFCLTEPQAGSDPASLRAEARRVPGGFLLNGVKSWITSAGQAQLYVVMARTEAGISAFLVEKDTPGLSFGPPEEKMGLHAAHTAEVRLEEVFVPEENLLGAEGRGLAYALAGLDSGRVGVAAQAVGIARGAFEIARAYADEREQFGKKLREHQAIAFKIADMHVGIAAARALVLEAARKKDSGERFTLEASAAKLFASGVAVEVTREAVQVLGGYGYHRDYRVERYYRDAKVTEIYEGTSEIQRHIIARELYR
- a CDS encoding UbiX family flavin prenyltransferase, with protein sequence MEAMAELPRVVVGLTGASGMPYALDLLQTLQGLAEVHLVLSQGAKRVLWEEMGLSPKDLHPLAGRVYKDSDLGAPIASGSFPTRGMVVVPCSATTLGKVALGLADTLLTRAAYVHLKERRPLILVPRETPLPLPTLRAMVAVAEAGAVVLPASPGFYHRPREIRDLLGFITQRILDHLGLEAKRAPRWGEG